From Caballeronia insecticola, a single genomic window includes:
- a CDS encoding LysR family transcriptional regulator → MDTLQNMRVFVRVVEAGSFTAAAQHLNTTTAYASRAISDLEAHLRTRLLNRTTRRIALTEAGERYLQRCEQILAYVDQAEAEAGDAHARPSGKLKVHSMTSFGQHYIVPMISRYQQRHPSVQVDLTLAQRVPDLLDEGYDVSVVLASDLPDSGLVSARLGSVYSIACASPAYIEQHGAPHVLSDLVRHTCLHLMTPVFPADRWVFDGPNGQETVSLGPSTFTVNVAEAMVVAIRESMGIGVLPTSSALPGLRAGTLVRVLPQYTMQELNVYALYPSRQYLDAKIRTWVEFLREALPDTLAADAESLKEFVVI, encoded by the coding sequence ATGGATACGCTTCAAAACATGCGTGTGTTCGTGCGCGTCGTGGAGGCGGGCAGCTTCACGGCCGCCGCGCAGCATCTCAACACGACGACGGCGTACGCGTCGCGAGCCATTTCGGATCTCGAAGCGCATCTGCGCACGCGCCTGCTTAATCGCACGACGCGGCGCATCGCGCTCACCGAAGCGGGCGAGCGCTATCTGCAGCGCTGCGAGCAGATCCTGGCCTATGTGGATCAGGCGGAAGCCGAGGCCGGCGACGCCCACGCGCGTCCGTCCGGCAAGCTGAAAGTCCATTCGATGACGAGCTTCGGCCAGCATTACATCGTGCCGATGATTTCCCGCTATCAGCAGCGCCATCCTTCCGTGCAGGTGGATTTGACACTCGCGCAGCGCGTGCCGGACCTGCTCGACGAAGGCTACGACGTGTCGGTCGTGCTCGCCTCCGATCTGCCCGATTCCGGGCTGGTGTCGGCGCGGCTCGGCTCGGTATATAGCATTGCGTGCGCGTCGCCGGCGTATATCGAGCAGCACGGCGCGCCGCACGTCCTCTCCGATCTCGTGCGCCACACCTGCCTGCATCTGATGACGCCGGTGTTTCCTGCGGACCGTTGGGTCTTCGACGGTCCGAACGGTCAGGAGACGGTGAGCCTCGGCCCGTCGACCTTTACGGTGAATGTCGCCGAGGCGATGGTCGTCGCGATTCGCGAAAGCATGGGCATCGGCGTGTTGCCGACATCCTCGGCGCTGCCGGGACTGCGCGCGGGCACGCTCGTGCGCGTGCTGCCGCAGTACACGATGCAGGAGCTGAATGTCTACGCGCTCTATCCGTCGCGCCAGTATCTCGACGCGAAAATCCGTACGTGGGTCGAATTCCTGCGCGAGGCGCTGCCGGACACGCTCGCCGCCGATGCCGAGTCGCTGAAGGAGTTCGTCGTCATCTAA
- a CDS encoding YihY family inner membrane protein has product MRLQYISIDLAAVRRLAGFVARRIGEDRVAQVAGSLTFTSVLSLVPLATVAFALFTAFPIFGSFQASLQDFLAVHLMPPQINDQIFKYLNQFASKAKGLTTVGMIILFVTSVMTMMTVESAFNVIWRVRKARPFAQRVLVYWSIITLGPILFGCSLSISSYVFAHSVAFAGSHNLMPPIVEWALTGVSLPLTVLAFTFIYVYMPNCKVEWRDALVGGLIAAVAFELGKRGFGLYIRRIPTYTAVYGAFAALPVFLLWVYLCWMIALVGAMVTSALPAIRTGQYHRRDFPGSDLLDTLEILARLVEARDEGKPGYTALHLSTMARCDLDTSTRLIARLDALGWIGRLEDSRTPRYVLIANPNQMTVNMLFEQFVIDRAELEYQLKLDVAQVDCAALMEALDNEKLEITLGSLIAARASALTHARLREARPSSMPPQTA; this is encoded by the coding sequence ATGCGTTTGCAGTACATTTCCATCGATCTCGCGGCCGTCCGGCGCCTGGCCGGCTTCGTCGCGCGGCGCATCGGCGAGGACCGCGTCGCGCAAGTGGCCGGCAGTCTCACGTTTACCAGCGTGCTGTCGCTCGTGCCGCTCGCGACCGTGGCGTTCGCGCTCTTCACGGCGTTTCCGATCTTCGGCTCGTTTCAGGCGTCGTTGCAGGACTTTCTCGCGGTGCACCTGATGCCGCCGCAGATCAACGACCAGATCTTCAAGTATCTGAACCAGTTCGCCTCAAAGGCGAAGGGGCTCACGACCGTGGGCATGATCATCCTGTTCGTGACCTCCGTCATGACGATGATGACCGTCGAGTCCGCGTTCAACGTGATCTGGCGGGTGCGTAAAGCGCGCCCGTTCGCGCAGCGCGTGCTCGTCTACTGGTCGATCATCACGCTCGGGCCCATTCTGTTCGGCTGCAGCCTGTCGATTTCGTCCTACGTGTTTGCGCATTCCGTCGCGTTCGCGGGCTCGCACAACCTGATGCCGCCGATCGTCGAATGGGCGCTGACGGGCGTGTCGTTGCCGCTGACCGTGCTCGCCTTCACGTTTATCTACGTGTATATGCCGAACTGCAAGGTCGAATGGCGGGATGCGCTGGTCGGCGGCCTGATCGCGGCGGTCGCGTTCGAACTCGGCAAGCGTGGCTTCGGCCTTTACATTCGCCGCATTCCCACCTACACGGCGGTGTACGGCGCGTTCGCCGCGCTGCCGGTGTTCCTGCTGTGGGTGTATTTGTGCTGGATGATTGCGCTGGTCGGCGCAATGGTGACTTCGGCGCTGCCCGCGATCCGCACGGGGCAGTATCATCGGCGCGATTTTCCGGGCAGCGACCTGCTCGACACGCTCGAAATTCTCGCGCGGCTCGTCGAGGCGCGCGACGAAGGCAAGCCCGGCTACACGGCGTTGCATCTCTCGACGATGGCCCGCTGCGATCTCGATACCTCCACGCGTCTGATCGCACGGCTCGACGCGCTCGGCTGGATCGGTCGGCTGGAAGATTCGCGCACGCCGCGCTATGTGCTGATTGCCAATCCGAATCAGATGACGGTGAATATGTTGTTCGAGCAATTCGTAATCGACCGCGCCGAGCTGGAGTATCAGTTGAAGCTCGACGTCGCGCAGGTCGATTGCGCCGCGTTGATGGAGGCGCTCGATAACGAGAAACTCGAAATCACGCTCGGTTCGCTGATCGCGGCGCGGGCGTCGGCGCTGACGCATGCGCGTCTGCGCGAGGCGCGGCCCTCGTCGATGCCGCCGCAGACGGCCTGA
- a CDS encoding Mpo1-like protein — protein sequence MAHTAHGEHFANFAEFYPYYLDEHRNLVSRRLHFLGSLGVIGCVAMAIATGDWLWLPAAVVCGYGFAWVGHFFFEKNRPATFRHPVYSLMGDWVMFKDICVGKISL from the coding sequence ATGGCGCACACCGCTCACGGAGAACATTTCGCGAACTTCGCCGAGTTCTATCCCTACTATCTGGATGAACATCGCAATCTGGTCTCGCGCAGGCTGCATTTCCTGGGCTCGCTCGGCGTGATCGGCTGCGTCGCGATGGCGATCGCCACCGGCGACTGGCTCTGGCTGCCCGCGGCTGTCGTCTGCGGTTATGGCTTCGCGTGGGTCGGCCATTTCTTCTTCGAGAAGAATCGCCCGGCCACGTTTCGCCATCCCGTCTATAGCCTGATGGGCGACTGGGTGATGTTCAAGGACATCTGCGTCGGCAAGATTTCGCTCTGA
- a CDS encoding SOS response-associated peptidase yields the protein MCGRISQYRLPMHYAQRVHLRNPFVLVDAADRRPGYNLSPGTHPLAVYPDETIRAVHWGYCPPWAIQKKLPQTINARVETAATSAYFKHLWKKARIFVPADGWFEWRIEPRTGDPAEKPFKQPYFIQRADGEPMYLAALTSIMRDEDAAAPGAGFVIVTAAADEGLVDVHDRRPLVFAPTAARRWLDPDASAEDLAKLVRSDGVPASHFVWHRVSSDVNRATNDEPRLIEPLETLL from the coding sequence ATGTGCGGCCGAATCAGCCAGTACCGACTGCCGATGCATTACGCGCAACGCGTGCATCTGAGAAACCCGTTCGTGCTCGTGGATGCCGCCGACAGACGTCCCGGCTATAACCTCTCGCCCGGCACGCATCCGCTCGCCGTCTATCCCGACGAAACCATCCGCGCGGTGCACTGGGGCTATTGTCCGCCGTGGGCCATCCAGAAGAAGCTGCCGCAGACGATCAATGCGCGCGTCGAAACCGCTGCAACGAGCGCGTACTTCAAGCATTTGTGGAAGAAAGCGCGCATTTTCGTGCCCGCCGACGGCTGGTTCGAATGGCGCATCGAGCCGCGCACAGGCGACCCGGCGGAAAAGCCCTTCAAGCAGCCCTATTTCATTCAGCGCGCCGACGGCGAGCCAATGTACCTCGCGGCCCTCACGAGCATCATGCGCGATGAAGACGCCGCGGCGCCGGGCGCGGGCTTCGTCATCGTGACGGCGGCGGCGGACGAAGGACTCGTCGACGTGCACGATCGTCGTCCGCTCGTATTTGCGCCCACCGCCGCGCGGCGCTGGCTCGACCCCGACGCGTCAGCGGAAGACCTGGCCAAGCTCGTCAGATCGGACGGCGTGCCGGCGTCGCACTTCGTATGGCATCGCGTGTCGAGCGACGTGAATCGCGCGACCAACGACGAACCGCGGCTGATCGAACCGCTGGAAACGTTGCTCTGA
- a CDS encoding metallophosphoesterase, with the protein MKIRVLSDLHLECDEPLAIPYAQADLVVLAGDIHNHAEGLRWAAENFDSDVPIIYVPGNHEYYDAEFGAMEAAMQDAARSVDNVHYLNNAALVDRRGAWRVLGTTLWTDFALFGSSADQLDSAKAACAKVMLDYRGLIQLAWPEPDGEPREFAPDDSLALHEQARAWLEGELAKPFAGQTIVVTHHAPLRESLAPRYAEDIVSAGFVNHLPSLARAPASLWIHGHTHTSFDYVVDGTRVVCNPRGYFDRRSGRWENEQFAWDKVVEI; encoded by the coding sequence ATGAAGATTCGCGTGCTGTCGGACCTGCATCTGGAATGTGACGAGCCGCTCGCCATTCCGTACGCGCAAGCGGATCTCGTCGTGCTCGCGGGCGATATCCATAACCACGCCGAAGGCCTGCGCTGGGCCGCGGAGAATTTCGATTCCGATGTGCCAATCATCTACGTGCCCGGCAATCACGAGTATTACGACGCCGAATTCGGCGCGATGGAAGCGGCCATGCAGGACGCGGCGCGCAGCGTCGACAACGTGCACTATCTGAACAACGCGGCGTTGGTCGATCGCCGGGGCGCGTGGCGCGTGCTCGGCACCACGCTCTGGACCGACTTCGCGCTATTCGGATCGAGCGCGGATCAGCTCGACTCCGCGAAAGCGGCCTGCGCCAAGGTCATGCTCGATTATCGTGGCCTGATCCAGCTGGCATGGCCGGAACCGGACGGCGAGCCTCGCGAATTCGCCCCCGATGATTCGCTCGCGCTGCACGAACAGGCGCGCGCGTGGCTCGAAGGCGAACTTGCGAAGCCGTTTGCGGGACAAACGATCGTCGTCACGCATCATGCGCCGCTGCGGGAAAGCCTCGCGCCGCGCTATGCGGAAGATATCGTGTCGGCGGGCTTCGTCAATCATCTGCCGTCGCTTGCGCGGGCGCCCGCGTCGCTGTGGATTCACGGGCACACGCATACGTCGTTCGATTATGTCGTGGACGGCACGCGCGTCGTGTGCAATCCGCGCGGCTATTTCGACCGTCGCAGCGGACGCTGGGAAAACGAGCAGTTCGCGTGGGACAAGGTCGTCGAGATTTAA
- a CDS encoding FAD-binding oxidoreductase: MTASQAFVQACADLLGATYVLTDAHDTEPYLVDWRRRYRGSACAVLLPADTEQVAAIVRLACTHGVAIVPQGGNTGLAGGATPDSSGAQAVISLKRLNRIRGVDPHNNTITVEAGVVLAEIQARAEKEQRLFPLSLAAEGSCTIGGNLSTNAGGTGVLRYGNTRELCLGLEVVTAQGEIWDGLRGLRKDNTGYDLRDLFIGAEGTLGIITAAVMKLHPAPVARVTALAGLASPHAALDFLSMAQRHAGPLLTGFELMSDFSMRLVGRHFPQLRYPFGEPHAQTVLLELSDSESDAHARALFEWLMEEALEQGIVENAVVAESLAQSQAFWDLREHIPLAQAEEGLNIKHDIAVPISSIGRFIDETDAIIARAAPGARMVTFGHLGDGNLHYNVQAPEGVDAKRFLAEFQMPINTLVYDQVHRHHGSISAEHGLGQLKVDEAMHYKSPVEVRLMQAIKAALDPHNLMNPGKVVRWNAALDKENLA, encoded by the coding sequence ATGACCGCTTCCCAAGCTTTCGTCCAAGCCTGCGCCGATCTGCTCGGCGCAACCTACGTTTTGACCGACGCGCACGACACCGAACCTTATCTCGTCGACTGGCGCCGGCGTTATCGCGGCAGCGCGTGCGCCGTGCTGTTGCCCGCCGACACGGAGCAGGTCGCGGCCATCGTGCGGCTTGCGTGCACGCACGGCGTCGCCATCGTGCCGCAGGGCGGCAATACCGGGCTTGCCGGCGGCGCCACGCCCGATTCCAGCGGCGCGCAGGCAGTGATCAGCCTGAAACGGCTCAATCGCATTCGCGGCGTCGATCCGCACAACAACACGATCACCGTCGAAGCGGGCGTCGTTCTGGCGGAAATCCAGGCGCGCGCCGAGAAAGAGCAGCGTCTGTTTCCGCTGAGCCTCGCCGCCGAAGGCAGTTGCACGATCGGCGGCAACCTGTCGACGAACGCGGGCGGCACCGGCGTGCTGCGCTATGGCAACACGCGCGAGTTGTGTCTCGGGCTCGAAGTCGTCACGGCGCAGGGCGAAATCTGGGACGGACTGCGCGGACTGCGCAAGGACAACACCGGCTACGATCTGCGCGATCTGTTCATCGGCGCGGAAGGCACGCTCGGCATTATCACGGCGGCCGTCATGAAGCTGCATCCCGCGCCGGTTGCGCGCGTCACGGCGCTGGCCGGGCTCGCGTCGCCGCATGCCGCGCTCGATTTCCTCTCGATGGCGCAACGTCACGCGGGGCCGCTTTTGACCGGTTTCGAGCTGATGTCGGATTTTTCGATGCGTCTGGTCGGCCGGCACTTTCCGCAACTGCGCTACCCGTTCGGCGAGCCGCATGCGCAAACCGTGCTGCTGGAACTCTCGGACAGCGAAAGCGACGCGCACGCCCGCGCCCTCTTCGAGTGGCTGATGGAAGAGGCGCTGGAACAAGGCATCGTAGAGAACGCGGTCGTCGCGGAAAGTCTCGCGCAATCGCAGGCGTTCTGGGATCTGCGCGAACACATTCCGCTCGCGCAGGCCGAGGAAGGCCTGAATATCAAACATGACATCGCCGTGCCGATCTCCAGCATCGGCCGCTTTATCGACGAAACCGACGCGATCATCGCGCGCGCGGCGCCCGGCGCGCGCATGGTGACGTTCGGCCATCTCGGCGACGGCAATCTGCACTACAACGTCCAGGCGCCCGAAGGCGTCGATGCGAAGCGCTTTCTCGCCGAATTTCAGATGCCGATCAACACGCTCGTCTACGATCAGGTGCACCGGCACCACGGCAGCATCAGCGCGGAACACGGGCTCGGCCAGTTGAAGGTGGACGAAGCGATGCACTATAAATCGCCAGTGGAAGTGCGTCTCATGCAGGCGATCAAGGCCGCGCTCGATCCGCACAACCTGATGAATCCCGGCAAGGTCGTGCGCTGGAACGCCGCGCTCGACAAGGAGAACCTCGCATGA
- a CDS encoding DUF2069 domain-containing protein — MNAPAALDSRPNAAFARGALASLVALIALSLLWELWLAPLRPGAWALALKALPLACALPGVARKSVYTLQWASMLVLLYLAEGVVRGMTDARLSASLGWLEALLALAFFAFALAYVAPFKRAARLHARAKKR, encoded by the coding sequence ATGAACGCACCCGCCGCTCTCGATTCACGTCCGAACGCAGCGTTCGCTCGCGGCGCGCTCGCGAGCCTCGTTGCGCTCATCGCGCTCTCGCTGCTCTGGGAACTCTGGCTCGCGCCGCTGCGCCCCGGCGCGTGGGCGCTCGCGCTGAAGGCGCTGCCGCTCGCCTGCGCGCTGCCGGGCGTCGCGCGAAAAAGCGTGTATACGCTGCAATGGGCGTCGATGCTCGTGCTGCTCTATCTCGCCGAAGGCGTCGTGCGCGGCATGACAGACGCGCGCCTGTCCGCATCGCTCGGCTGGCTCGAGGCGCTGCTCGCGCTCGCATTCTTCGCGTTCGCGCTGGCTTATGTTGCGCCCTTCAAGCGGGCGGCCCGGTTGCACGCGCGTGCGAAAAAACGCTGA
- a CDS encoding alpha/beta fold hydrolase, with translation MMLDIHGRAAYAYTGGKPFDPARPVVVFIHGAEHDHSVWALQTRYFAHHGFGVLALDLPGHGRSEGPALSSIGALAEWVIGVLDAAQAPKAVFVGHSMGSLIALDAAARHPARAAGLALLATAAPMTVSDTLLDAAREHEPEAIAMVNQWSHSTIAAKPSSPAPGFWLQGVNQRLMERVSLVGEAQLFHTDFSACNLYADALERAAAVRCPVCVVSGTRDMMTPPRAARPLVDALRQARAKVQTVEVDAGHALMSEQPDATLDALFAFALDCARTQTPPR, from the coding sequence ATGATGCTCGACATCCACGGCCGCGCCGCCTATGCCTATACCGGCGGCAAGCCTTTCGACCCCGCGCGGCCCGTCGTCGTGTTCATTCACGGCGCCGAGCACGATCACAGCGTCTGGGCGCTGCAGACGCGTTATTTCGCGCATCACGGCTTCGGCGTGCTGGCGCTCGATCTGCCGGGCCACGGCCGCAGCGAGGGACCGGCGCTGTCCAGCATCGGCGCCCTTGCTGAATGGGTGATCGGCGTGCTCGACGCGGCGCAGGCGCCCAAGGCAGTATTCGTCGGCCACAGCATGGGCTCGCTGATCGCGCTCGACGCCGCGGCCCGCCATCCGGCGCGCGCGGCCGGACTCGCGCTGCTGGCGACCGCCGCGCCGATGACCGTGTCCGACACGCTGCTCGACGCCGCCCGCGAGCACGAACCCGAGGCGATCGCCATGGTGAACCAATGGTCGCATTCGACGATCGCGGCCAAGCCGTCGAGCCCCGCGCCGGGCTTCTGGCTGCAAGGCGTGAACCAGCGGTTGATGGAACGCGTGAGCCTCGTCGGCGAAGCGCAGCTTTTCCATACCGATTTCAGCGCGTGCAACCTTTACGCCGATGCGCTCGAACGCGCGGCCGCCGTGCGCTGCCCGGTGTGCGTCGTGAGCGGCACGCGCGACATGATGACGCCGCCACGCGCCGCCCGGCCCCTCGTCGATGCGCTGAGGCAAGCGCGCGCGAAGGTGCAAACCGTGGAAGTCGATGCGGGCCACGCGCTCATGTCGGAGCAGCCGGACGCGACGCTCGACGCGTTGTTCGCGTTCGCGCTCGATTGCGCCAGAACCCAGACGCCGCCGCGTTGA
- the wrbA gene encoding NAD(P)H:quinone oxidoreductase — MNDILVLYYSRHGATRELALVIAQGVDSVPGMQARVRTVPPVSTVCEATQPDIPADGPPYAELRDLEECAGLALGSPTRFGNMAAPLKYFLDGTTSQWLSGALAGKPASVFTSTGSLHGGQESTLLSMMLPLLHHGMMIVGIPYTESRLTTTQSGGTPYGASHHARAGGDENQRHGISADEKALAIALGARLARTALNLVRGARSA, encoded by the coding sequence ATGAACGACATCCTCGTGCTTTATTACAGCCGTCATGGCGCGACCCGCGAACTGGCACTCGTGATCGCCCAGGGCGTCGACAGCGTGCCCGGTATGCAGGCGCGGGTGCGCACGGTGCCGCCGGTTTCGACCGTTTGCGAAGCGACCCAGCCCGATATTCCCGCCGACGGACCGCCCTACGCGGAATTGCGCGATCTCGAAGAATGCGCGGGCCTCGCGCTCGGCTCACCGACCCGTTTCGGCAACATGGCGGCGCCGCTCAAGTATTTCCTCGACGGCACCACGTCGCAGTGGCTGTCGGGCGCGCTCGCAGGCAAACCCGCGAGCGTGTTCACGTCCACCGGCAGCCTGCACGGCGGTCAGGAAAGCACCCTGCTCTCAATGATGCTGCCGCTTCTGCACCACGGCATGATGATCGTCGGCATTCCCTACACCGAGTCGCGCCTCACGACCACGCAAAGCGGCGGCACGCCCTACGGCGCGTCGCATCACGCGCGTGCGGGCGGCGACGAAAATCAGCGCCACGGCATCTCCGCCGACGAAAAAGCGCTCGCCATCGCGCTGGGCGCGCGGCTCGCCCGCACTGCGCTCAATCTCGTGCGCGGCGCCCGCTCCGCCTGA
- a CDS encoding O-acetylhomoserine aminocarboxypropyltransferase yields the protein MPANRFDTLALHAGAAPDPVTGARATPIYQTTSFTFRDTDHAAALFNMERSGHVYSRISNPTVAVFEERVAALEGGVGAIGTASGQAALHLAIATLMGAGSHIVASSALYGGSHNLLHYTLRRFGIETTFVAPHDLDAWRAAARPETRLFFGETLGNPGLDVLDIAGVAEIAHGHGVPLLVDSTFTTPYLLRPFEHGADLVYHSATKFLGGHGTTIGGVLVDGGTFDFTASGRFPEFTEPYDGFHGMVFAEESTVAPFLLRARREGLRDFGACLHPQAAWQLLQGIETLPLRMDRHVANTRKVIDFLLTSAAVEGVAYPELPSHRDHALAQRLLPRGAGAVFSFDIKGGVPAARRFIETLTLFSHLANVGDARSLVIHPASTTHFRMDAAALAAAGIGPGRIRLSIGLEDPDDLIDDLKRGLKAAQKAAEGPAAGAAAPLGSRA from the coding sequence ATGCCAGCCAACCGTTTCGACACGCTCGCGCTGCACGCGGGCGCCGCGCCCGATCCCGTCACCGGCGCCCGCGCGACGCCCATTTATCAGACCACGTCATTTACCTTTCGCGACACTGATCACGCCGCCGCGCTGTTCAACATGGAACGCTCGGGTCACGTGTACTCGCGCATCTCGAACCCGACGGTCGCGGTGTTCGAGGAGCGCGTGGCGGCGCTCGAAGGCGGCGTCGGCGCGATCGGCACGGCGAGCGGCCAGGCGGCGCTGCACCTCGCGATCGCCACGCTGATGGGCGCCGGCTCGCATATCGTCGCGTCGAGCGCGCTCTACGGCGGCTCGCACAACCTGCTGCATTACACGCTGCGGCGCTTCGGCATCGAAACGACCTTCGTGGCGCCGCACGATCTCGACGCGTGGCGCGCCGCGGCGCGGCCCGAGACGCGGCTGTTCTTCGGCGAAACGCTCGGCAATCCGGGGCTCGACGTGCTCGATATCGCGGGCGTCGCCGAAATCGCGCACGGGCACGGCGTGCCGCTGCTGGTCGATTCCACGTTCACGACGCCCTATCTGCTGCGCCCGTTCGAGCACGGCGCGGACCTCGTCTATCACTCGGCGACCAAATTTCTCGGCGGACACGGCACGACGATCGGCGGCGTGCTCGTCGACGGCGGCACGTTCGATTTCACCGCGAGCGGACGTTTTCCCGAATTCACCGAACCGTACGACGGCTTTCACGGCATGGTGTTCGCCGAAGAAAGCACCGTCGCGCCGTTCCTGCTGCGCGCCCGGCGCGAAGGTCTGCGCGATTTCGGCGCGTGTCTGCATCCGCAGGCCGCGTGGCAGTTGCTGCAAGGCATCGAGACGCTGCCGCTGCGCATGGATCGACACGTCGCCAACACGCGCAAGGTCATCGATTTCCTGCTCACTTCCGCTGCGGTCGAGGGCGTGGCTTATCCCGAATTGCCGAGCCATCGCGATCACGCGCTTGCCCAACGCTTGCTGCCGCGCGGCGCGGGCGCGGTGTTCAGCTTCGACATCAAGGGCGGCGTGCCGGCGGCGCGGCGTTTCATCGAGACGCTCACGCTGTTCTCGCATCTCGCGAATGTCGGCGATGCGCGCTCGCTCGTCATCCATCCCGCGTCGACGACGCATTTCCGCATGGATGCCGCCGCGCTCGCCGCTGCGGGCATCGGGCCGGGACGCATTCGCCTGTCGATCGGACTGGAAGACCCGGACGATCTCATCGACGATCTCAAGCGCGGTTTGAAGGCGGCGCAAAAAGCCGCCGAAGGCCCGGCCGCAGGCGCTGCCGCACCGCTCGGGAGCCGCGCATGA
- a CDS encoding CBS domain-containing protein gives MRVSDILKVKGNTLFTVTPDTPLADAVDTMAAHDIGSLVVMEYGDLVGMLTFREIIVTLRDNGGSVGATTIRKIMDDHPLTCTPETDVNEVRRMMLEHHVRYLPVMEKRQLMGVISFYDVAKAVVEEQGFENRMLKAYIRDWPEQQEEAR, from the coding sequence ATGCGAGTCAGCGACATTCTGAAGGTGAAGGGCAATACGCTGTTCACCGTGACCCCCGACACGCCGCTCGCGGATGCAGTGGACACCATGGCGGCGCACGACATCGGCTCGCTCGTCGTGATGGAATACGGCGACCTGGTCGGCATGCTGACCTTCCGCGAAATCATCGTGACCTTGCGCGACAACGGCGGCTCGGTCGGCGCCACGACCATCCGCAAGATCATGGACGACCATCCGCTCACGTGCACGCCGGAAACGGATGTCAACGAAGTGCGCCGCATGATGCTCGAACATCACGTGCGTTATCTGCCGGTCATGGAAAAGCGTCAGCTGATGGGCGTGATCTCGTTCTACGACGTCGCGAAGGCGGTCGTGGAAGAGCAGGGCTTCGAGAATCGCATGCTGAAGGCCTATATCCGCGACTGGCCCGAGCAACAGGAAGAGGCGCGCTGA